A window of Natrinema versiforme contains these coding sequences:
- a CDS encoding MBL fold metallo-hydrolase — MPVDSVDYETLTFERLGHASVRLETDDGLVVYVDPWGEVLADEPGDGDVVFVTHDDMDHYDPDALEAVAATDATIAAYEGVDTSDLSFEVIDLPLVGETTVAGIDVRTVPAYNDPEGDHLDEDGGPFHAEGEVIGLLLALEGTTVFFPSDTDFLPHHESISADVFVPPIGGHFTMDRREAAAFARSVDPDLVLPEHYDTFDPIETDAEAFADDLAADGIRVELF; from the coding sequence ATGCCCGTCGACAGCGTCGACTACGAGACCCTGACGTTCGAGCGACTCGGCCACGCGAGCGTGCGCCTCGAGACCGACGACGGACTCGTCGTCTACGTCGATCCGTGGGGCGAGGTGCTCGCGGACGAACCGGGCGACGGCGACGTGGTGTTCGTCACCCACGACGATATGGATCACTACGATCCGGACGCGCTCGAGGCCGTCGCGGCGACCGACGCCACCATCGCGGCCTACGAGGGGGTCGACACCAGCGATCTCTCGTTCGAGGTCATCGACCTGCCCCTCGTGGGCGAGACGACCGTCGCGGGGATCGACGTGCGGACGGTGCCGGCCTACAACGATCCCGAGGGGGACCACCTCGACGAGGACGGGGGGCCGTTCCACGCCGAGGGCGAGGTGATCGGCCTCCTGCTCGCGCTCGAGGGGACGACCGTCTTCTTCCCGTCGGATACGGACTTCCTCCCACATCACGAGTCGATCAGCGCCGACGTCTTCGTCCCGCCGATCGGCGGCCACTTCACGATGGACCGCCGCGAGGCCGCGGCCTTCGCGCGCAGCGTCGATCCTGACCTCGTCTTGCCCGAACACTACGACACGTTCGACCCGATCGAGACCGACGCCGAGGCGTTCGCCGACGACCTCGCTGCCGACGGGATTCGCGTCGAACTGTTCTGA
- a CDS encoding molybdopterin-dependent oxidoreductase, with protein MSLSRRDFLAAAGTGSVGALLGSAWGATQSVDTITQVDNPLTSYPNRDWEQVYHDIYSYDRVDWTVCHPNCTQSCALNFYMKNGVPIRAEQIYHEEEGSPGPGSPGGYEEAGVSRHWNPRGCMKGLTLHRRTFEPSRIKYPMVRKGWSPDDPNPEGRGEDEFERVSWDEAIDLIAEKMASLEDEKRFHIFNAIKSDGLITRHGAGRRLASIFGGCEWTEYDWYADLPPGHVITTGYQTSDADASAWRAADYTIIQGKNLIHNKLADNHFLQETRERGGKMVGVYPDYSPTVQKCDRWLPVRPGSDPAFALGVAHVIIDEELYDADFMRKFTTLPLLIRQDTGKYLRAHEVFADHEPPAEDSEQRHEENDWGDFVALDENGDPVPVTREEVGDETPVTPQLEVDTDLELADSKSVGVHTDFTRQKANIMANYDPETVEDITTIPADALRTTAREFADADKGQWFTGEGINHWFHSNDSLQRTIFFVQSMLGNIGERGAGYYNYSGQYKIELLDGYPSYVNPDGNSAHGMYPGYAFAFFGGEQLDAHEIRGDFDRELDLVPQGDAEEPVVPTNAESYTMSKPTVLWTMNCNLLNQTKHQEHVIENFVKHPDTSNELSIVSDMHMTYSARHADIVLPVPSWLECEYPDITVGPENPFIHMDHGVMDSLYDTKQDGEAVALVAEKLDEKIPPEERNVDSYRAYFDKFLDDDEDVRDYIQQTLDAGMTTRDIDVEDIEDGPERLQLKTYPRIPFYSQINEDRPFYTKTGRMEFHKEEDRFLELGRADLDHIESPEGTPYGVNQKWEDAKDEENPLYHDEEYQFYYNTPHPKYRTHSSWGMTDWNLIWSARDFGSTNADPEGTERLVDDFSFPQGEGETEETPPLGEAFVEMHPEDAANIDVENGDYVRISGKRGDLVVRVMVSERQRPRSAGDMGQLTLWHGWWPQQFPDDEEQEDGVKGYNVTTNIWLDPAQETDDLVHKAVFGDPNISEHVEDDIAWKGAELEHGYEETVWAPTGTNRDDLVEVEKYEEADWWPGDARKDELVQDYIGGSLQGGDS; from the coding sequence ATGAGTCTCTCGCGACGCGATTTCCTGGCGGCGGCCGGGACAGGGTCGGTCGGTGCCCTGCTCGGCTCCGCGTGGGGAGCGACGCAATCGGTCGACACGATCACGCAGGTCGACAACCCGCTCACGTCCTATCCCAACCGGGACTGGGAGCAGGTCTACCACGACATCTACTCGTACGACAGGGTCGACTGGACGGTCTGTCACCCCAACTGTACGCAGTCGTGTGCGCTGAACTTCTACATGAAAAACGGGGTGCCGATCAGGGCCGAACAGATCTACCACGAGGAGGAGGGCAGCCCCGGACCGGGAAGTCCCGGCGGGTACGAGGAGGCGGGCGTCAGCCGCCACTGGAACCCGCGGGGCTGCATGAAAGGGCTGACGCTCCACCGCCGCACGTTCGAGCCGAGTCGGATCAAGTACCCGATGGTCCGCAAGGGATGGAGTCCCGACGACCCCAACCCCGAGGGCCGCGGCGAGGACGAGTTCGAGCGCGTCTCGTGGGACGAGGCCATCGACCTGATCGCCGAGAAGATGGCGAGCCTCGAGGACGAGAAGCGGTTCCACATCTTCAACGCGATCAAGTCGGACGGGCTGATCACGCGCCACGGGGCCGGGCGACGGCTGGCCTCGATCTTCGGCGGCTGCGAGTGGACGGAGTACGACTGGTACGCCGACCTGCCGCCGGGTCACGTCATCACGACGGGCTACCAGACCAGCGACGCCGACGCGTCGGCGTGGCGGGCCGCCGACTACACCATCATTCAGGGGAAGAACCTGATTCACAACAAGCTCGCGGACAACCACTTCCTCCAGGAGACCCGCGAGCGCGGCGGGAAGATGGTCGGCGTCTACCCGGACTACTCGCCGACGGTCCAGAAGTGCGACCGCTGGCTCCCCGTTCGGCCGGGCAGCGACCCCGCGTTCGCGCTGGGCGTCGCCCACGTCATCATCGACGAGGAACTGTACGACGCCGACTTCATGCGGAAGTTCACGACGCTGCCGCTCCTGATCCGGCAGGATACTGGCAAGTATCTCCGCGCACACGAGGTGTTCGCGGACCACGAACCGCCCGCCGAGGACAGCGAGCAGCGCCACGAGGAAAACGACTGGGGCGACTTCGTCGCCCTCGACGAGAACGGCGACCCCGTCCCCGTCACCCGCGAGGAGGTCGGCGACGAGACGCCCGTTACGCCCCAGCTCGAGGTCGATACCGACCTCGAGTTGGCCGACAGCAAGTCGGTCGGCGTCCACACCGACTTCACCCGGCAGAAGGCGAACATCATGGCGAACTACGATCCGGAGACGGTCGAGGATATCACGACGATCCCGGCCGACGCGCTCCGGACGACCGCCCGGGAGTTCGCCGACGCCGACAAGGGCCAGTGGTTCACCGGCGAGGGGATCAACCACTGGTTCCACTCGAACGACTCGCTCCAGCGGACGATCTTCTTCGTCCAGTCGATGCTCGGCAACATCGGCGAGCGGGGGGCCGGCTACTACAACTACTCCGGCCAGTACAAGATCGAGTTGCTGGACGGCTACCCGTCCTACGTCAACCCCGACGGGAACTCAGCCCACGGGATGTATCCCGGCTACGCGTTCGCCTTCTTCGGCGGCGAGCAACTCGACGCCCACGAGATCCGCGGGGACTTCGACCGCGAACTCGATCTGGTTCCGCAGGGCGACGCCGAGGAGCCGGTGGTGCCGACCAACGCCGAGTCGTACACGATGTCGAAGCCGACGGTCCTGTGGACGATGAACTGCAACCTCCTGAACCAGACCAAACATCAGGAGCACGTCATCGAGAACTTCGTCAAACATCCGGACACGAGCAACGAGCTCTCGATCGTCTCGGACATGCACATGACCTACTCCGCGCGCCACGCGGACATCGTGCTCCCGGTCCCCTCGTGGCTCGAGTGCGAGTATCCCGATATCACCGTCGGGCCGGAGAACCCGTTCATCCACATGGACCACGGGGTCATGGACTCGCTGTACGACACGAAACAGGACGGTGAGGCCGTCGCGCTCGTCGCCGAGAAGTTAGACGAGAAGATCCCGCCCGAAGAGCGCAACGTCGACTCCTACCGGGCGTACTTCGACAAGTTCCTCGACGACGACGAGGACGTCCGAGACTACATCCAGCAGACGCTGGACGCGGGGATGACGACCCGCGACATCGACGTCGAGGACATCGAGGACGGCCCCGAGCGACTCCAGCTGAAGACCTATCCGCGGATCCCCTTCTACTCCCAGATCAACGAGGACCGGCCGTTCTACACCAAGACCGGCCGCATGGAGTTCCACAAGGAGGAAGACCGCTTCCTCGAGCTCGGCAGAGCGGATCTGGACCACATCGAGAGCCCCGAGGGGACTCCCTACGGGGTGAACCAGAAGTGGGAGGACGCGAAAGACGAGGAGAACCCGCTATACCACGACGAGGAGTACCAGTTCTACTACAACACGCCCCACCCGAAGTACCGGACTCACTCCTCGTGGGGGATGACCGACTGGAACCTGATCTGGTCGGCGCGTGACTTCGGCTCGACCAACGCCGACCCAGAGGGGACCGAGCGGCTGGTCGACGACTTCTCGTTCCCGCAAGGGGAGGGCGAGACGGAGGAAACCCCGCCGTTGGGCGAAGCCTTCGTCGAGATGCACCCCGAAGACGCCGCGAACATCGACGTCGAGAACGGCGATTACGTCCGCATCAGCGGCAAGCGCGGGGACCTCGTCGTCCGTGTGATGGTCAGCGAGCGCCAGCGGCCGCGCTCGGCCGGCGACATGGGCCAACTGACCCTCTGGCACGGCTGGTGGCCCCAGCAGTTCCCGGACGACGAGGAACAGGAGGACGGCGTCAAGGGGTACAACGTCACGACGAACATCTGGCTCGATCCGGCCCAGGAGACCGACGACCTCGTCCACAAGGCCGTCTTCGGCGATCCGAACATCTCCGAGCACGTCGAGGACGACATCGCGTGGAAGGGGGCCGAACTCGAGCACGGCTACGAGGAGACCGTCTGGGCACCGACCGGCACGAACCGGGACGACCTCGTGGAAGTCGAGAAGTACGAGGAGGCGGACTGGTGGCCGGGCGACGCGCGGAAAGACGAGTTGGTGCAGGACTATATCGGCGGTTCGTTGCAGGGAGGTGACAGCTGA
- a CDS encoding 4Fe-4S dicluster domain-containing protein, translated as MPETYNPQLGREHSYPYEHREEERDWHWGMIININRCINCNTCSFACKSTWTSGEGEEYMWWMNVETEPYGGYPMGWDMRLLDDLGKDETIFEAAEEGEAAKGYVAQKEEWEYPALGDDQVHGEYPTGDVVESDLEEDEYHDMWQFYLPRLCNHCKNPACLAACPRKAIYKREEDGIVLLDQERCRGYRKCVKSCPYHKPMYNPETGVSEKPVGCFPRIEEGNVPRCVSSCIGKTRLHGNINRGPDAGHPNGNTDAAAGRSPVNYLAKSDEKIALPLYPQFGTRPQVFYMPPYHVPPEFLTQMFTPNTDEKRNDWPGSTFEESIKIVQDRVRNPSHHVLGILQLFGATTRLIETYTVKEHRVKGWDRKGNKVVDMPFEEEMEVREGEMWTNQP; from the coding sequence ATGCCGGAAACCTACAATCCACAACTCGGGCGCGAGCACAGCTACCCGTATGAACACCGCGAGGAGGAACGCGACTGGCACTGGGGGATGATCATCAACATCAACCGGTGTATCAACTGCAACACCTGTTCGTTCGCCTGCAAGTCCACGTGGACGAGCGGGGAGGGCGAGGAGTACATGTGGTGGATGAACGTCGAGACCGAGCCCTATGGCGGCTACCCGATGGGCTGGGACATGCGGCTGCTCGACGATCTGGGCAAAGACGAGACGATCTTCGAGGCCGCCGAAGAGGGCGAGGCCGCCAAGGGCTACGTCGCCCAGAAAGAGGAGTGGGAGTACCCCGCGCTGGGCGACGACCAGGTCCACGGCGAGTACCCCACCGGCGACGTCGTCGAGAGCGATCTCGAGGAAGACGAGTACCACGACATGTGGCAGTTCTACCTGCCGCGTCTGTGCAATCACTGCAAGAACCCCGCCTGTCTGGCGGCGTGTCCGCGGAAGGCGATCTACAAGCGCGAGGAGGACGGCATCGTCCTGCTCGATCAGGAGCGGTGTCGGGGGTACCGCAAGTGCGTGAAGTCCTGTCCGTACCACAAGCCGATGTACAACCCCGAGACGGGCGTCTCGGAGAAGCCGGTCGGCTGCTTCCCGCGCATCGAGGAGGGGAACGTCCCGCGGTGTGTCTCCTCGTGTATCGGGAAGACGCGCCTGCACGGCAACATCAATCGCGGTCCCGACGCCGGCCACCCCAACGGGAACACCGACGCGGCGGCCGGCCGGAGTCCGGTCAACTACCTCGCCAAGAGTGACGAGAAGATCGCGCTGCCGCTGTACCCGCAGTTCGGGACCCGGCCGCAGGTGTTCTACATGCCGCCGTACCACGTGCCGCCGGAGTTCCTCACCCAAATGTTCACGCCGAACACCGACGAGAAGCGCAACGACTGGCCCGGCAGCACCTTCGAGGAGTCGATCAAGATCGTCCAGGACCGCGTCCGAAACCCGAGCCACCACGTCCTCGGTATCCTCCAGTTGTTCGGCGCGACCACCCGCCTCATCGAGACCTACACCGTCAAAGAACACCGCGTGAAGGGGTGGGACCGCAAGGGGAACAAGGTCGTCGACATGCCCTTCGAGGAAGAGATGGAGGTCCGCGAGGGCGAGATGTGGACCAATCAGCCCTAA
- a CDS encoding molecular chaperone — MTPTTHTADSDYHAARATLYCAAAAALTYPSEETVSELLDPEAREGIERAAEQLTVSAEATALLEALEETPVEDLQVAYNQLFGLPSDDGTYAVIPYEAHYTTRDEISSEQRRIATVVGLMEEFGLEPSDDFAERQDHVAAELELAQVLAGQRAVALESGEAAAAERVGRAEATVLADHLVEFVPALAHDLRRATEEDAYAAAADLLEELVTYDNGQHPEPTVSAEAANGGEAP, encoded by the coding sequence ATGACACCGACCACTCACACAGCCGATTCCGACTACCACGCCGCGCGGGCCACGCTGTACTGTGCCGCCGCCGCGGCGCTCACGTATCCGAGCGAGGAGACAGTCAGCGAACTGCTCGACCCCGAGGCCCGCGAGGGGATCGAACGCGCCGCCGAGCAACTCACCGTCTCCGCGGAGGCGACCGCGCTGCTCGAGGCCCTCGAGGAAACCCCGGTCGAGGACCTGCAGGTGGCCTACAACCAGCTGTTCGGGCTCCCCAGCGACGACGGCACCTACGCCGTGATCCCCTACGAGGCCCATTACACGACCCGCGACGAGATCAGCAGCGAGCAGCGCCGGATCGCGACCGTCGTGGGGCTGATGGAGGAGTTCGGCCTCGAGCCCAGCGACGACTTCGCCGAGCGCCAGGATCACGTCGCCGCCGAACTCGAACTCGCGCAGGTGCTCGCCGGCCAGCGGGCGGTCGCGCTCGAGTCGGGCGAGGCCGCGGCCGCCGAGCGCGTCGGGCGGGCCGAGGCGACGGTGCTCGCCGACCACTTGGTCGAGTTCGTGCCGGCGCTGGCCCACGACCTACGGCGGGCGACCGAGGAAGACGCGTACGCGGCCGCGGCGGACCTCCTCGAGGAACTGGTCACCTACGACAACGGCCAGCATCCGGAGCCGACGGTGTCGGCGGAGGCGGCGAACGGGGGTGAGGCCCCGTGA